The Crassostrea angulata isolate pt1a10 chromosome 1, ASM2561291v2, whole genome shotgun sequence nucleotide sequence TAATCGATTTCTTTGCCATGGACCACGAGAGACTTTTACAGCAAAGGGTAGATAATTCATATTGATCTACCGCAGCGTCCACTagagtatatacatgtataagtactAGTAACCAACCATTCAATGCGCATGATATCGTACCAGATCGTTTGCAATAGACGATCTGCTAGTTAAGCGAAAAAGACAAATCCTTTACATATATTTGATTGGCCACATTATGTCAGTCTCGCAGAGTACGGCCAAAATAGCACTGAAAACTTTTGAAGTTACAAGCATTCTGTAGAAACTTGCAATTTCggtaattttattatattaactcGGTATTCTATGCATGCAGGGTAAATTTTAACGAGTTTGAATGCGTTTAATTCATAGATAAATACTGCACAATTTGATTGAAAAGACCCTTTGGTTATGAACAgcaaatgtaaaaagtttacaaggAAGACAACGACGATGACACACAAAGGACTTTGATTGGACTGTAAACAATGACAGGATTAATATTCTAGTAGGCATATACATTATTACAAAATCAACTATGTGCGCTCTCTAGAAGGGGCCCGACTATTCCACATCCATTTGTTTACCCCTCAATAACTCCAATCAGAACTTGTGTACACGAAATAGGCTCTTGATCATCCTAAACAAGCAAAACATTGTAAACAGTATTATGGAAGTAATGATAAAATTCAAACCAGATTTACTTATACCCCAACCATTTTATTCACTTTAATTTATTGccttagattttaaaaaatcaacgaAACAATGCAACACTGACAAACAATAATAAATTTAGGGCGTTGaccattttaaaacatgtacacaATATATTTTGGTATtataaggttttttaaaatagtgTTCTTGCTTCCAATCAAGACTCTTTatgtttataaagatttttgaatttgtctGACTTCCAGGTATTAGTATGATAATTTTATGTTCAAAAAGCAAGAAAGTTGGAATTCTTAGATTGAGAGTGCATTCTTTCCTTACCTTTGTAACTTTTACGGGTATCTTGCACCGGTTGTTTCCATGTACATTTTCAGCATAGCATTCGTACATGCCTGAGTCAGCTTGAACTGTATCATGAATAAGAAGTCTAGAGACTCCCTCCATATACTGCATTATTACACTTCTACTTCTCTCGATAACTTTCCCATCTTTGAACCAACAAACGTTCTTGGGTTTTGGATATCCACAAACGTTGATCGCTATTTCCAGAGTTGAACCACTTTTGATATTCAGGGAATTTGGGACATTATTAAATGAAGGCAGTTCAGCTGAAAACAgatgtttgaaaaaaagttttagattAATAACTTAATACATGAAAATTCTGACAGTGTTAATACTATAAGCCAGTTTgagttgatattaaaaaaaaaaaaaaaaaaaaaaaaagattccgTGTTTGTTATTTTACACTGATTTCGTGTCCAAATGAGTTATATGTCAAACAGGGTGCAACAATAATCTAACGACCTGGATTAATTTGAGTctcattatgaaaaaataaacgcATGCAaacttgaaataatttacaatttttaggTCGTGTACTACCTCTCTTTGTAATTGGTAAAAATCATAATGTAGGTTTTATTCAACTATAcctggattttaaaaaattgcagtgCTTCTTACAAGTGCACCGCTACATCCAACCCAACTTGCATTAATGACGCTTTACAAAATGCTGTCGGTTTACACAACCTCATTTCACCTGGTTTGCATTTAAAATTTATGTCAAGAtctagttttcttttttctttcttcattaaattataaaaattgtttaactACCGTCAATAACTCTGACATGACAATAAACAGATTCCTCCTTCGCTTTGATGGGGTCATTTCCTGACTTAGCCAAGCAGGTATAGTCTCCTTCATCATTCTTTGTTACGCAGTCGATTTTTAACGATGCCTTCTCATTTACAAACTTGAGGGTGACTTTATTTTTGGAGTTAATCAAAATCTGGTCTTCATGAAACCACGAGATTGCTTCCGCGTTTTTGACAATTGCCTCTAGATTTAAAGTCTCTCCAACATGCACGGTGAGATCCTTTGGTTTTGTGTAGAACACTGGTTTTACTGGAAGACATAGACAAAATATGACATAATGTAATGAATACACATCagattattatatacatgtaattacgaATAcggcatgagagagagagagagagagagagagagagagagaaaatgagAGATGATTACCGCGGTGCACATATATAAAGAACGATTCTCTGATTTCTTTTCTATTCTTTCCATATTTCTCTGCTACACAAGTATACTCCCCGTTGTCTTCAAGTCTAGCATTTTTCAAGGTAAGTTCAGCTTTATGAGAATTATTAAAGCGTTCTTCAAAAGACGTGGATATCCGAACCACGGGTTCTCTACCTTTGCACCAATAAACGCGGTTTGCATTTCTTACGTAAGCAACAATAGAGACTGTGTTGCCAGCGTCGACAGAAACACTCTGCGGAGGGGTTTGAAAATTTAGTTTTGTTCCtgcaaaatgttaatatttgaaatcaaaatcctttttttaaaaaaaattattatgtaaTCCAAAATACATACAGAATACACAATTAATTCTATTATAAAGCAGATAAGCCAGCCAactatcaattttcaaaaaacagCAAACAGGACTGTCAAAGATATtcaaggtacctcactacacctacacttatactttttaaaacactacgtcacaagatggcgatctaaatgttttttaaactgttattaTCGTTCGAttaagttgtacatgtatatagtcgTAGGtcttgggcttctgaaccgcagatcatgagttcgaatccgccagGAGGTTTTATTAATGTTAACTgacttaaatttttgaaaatgtaatttttcatccaaaattgcacatttgtttgcctattagacttaaatacttcttatccattatgatatctatcttaagtaattttctgctgatttgtgaaaatatttcacggtgcAGTGAGCCAcctgaattattttttctatcaGAAGCTTCGGAGTCAATGTTTAATAGAAATTAATTAGAAGACACAAGTTAGATTCAAGAAGTAAACTGTTTTTGCAGCACTGTTCGTGTCAATACGATTAGACCCATCGATCATTGCTTAACATATCCGAAGAGCCTTCGTGATTGATGGGGCTGTGTTATTTCTGTTACAATTTCAATCAGTTTGTTTACTCACCAGAAGAATCAACAACTGTCGTTAAATAGGAGTTTCTATTGCCTGCAAGTGTTatgcatagttttttttttttaatttttcataacatCATAGTGAGCCATGTTATTGGTACTATGTTTGCATTACATGATTGTATCGTAcgaattttttcattgtttttttgtaatgttgttacaataaaaaacagaaaagGGGGAGTAAGAGACATAAAAACACAAAACGACGGACAGACACGACAGATACTTACAATATAGGGTGTTGTGGAGAAGTACGAATAGAAACAAAAACGTGAAACACATCGTTGAAGATGTTATGTAGAACGACCAGCTAAGTTGAGAGACTCGTAAGAGGTCGTGATCAGTAACTCCAAGAACAAATGTAAACACTGTGCAAGCCTCTAGTAAAACTGGAAAACAAAGCCAATGGTTAATTATTTGGAGTGcgtttgttttctttataaaaataacaattaacACACATAAGATATGTGAATATACATTTCAGGATTTAATAGGAACTAAGGGGTTTAGGGTAGCAATGTTCTACAATACATATCATTCAGATTGCTTCACTCAGATTCAAATATATCTAATATAAGGCCGAGAGAGTATACATACATTGGAAAAATGCTCCGGTCACATTGACCCTGGcatgcattttctttttcttcagcCAATCGCTGCATTCAGAGCATAAACTCACACAAAACACCAGACAGACAAAGACTAGTATACAGGCGATGATCAAAGAATATTGGGTGACCAAGATATGATCTGAAAGTACAAAAAGGTAGTAAAAGTACTCCAAATATTGAGGttaaatatgataaaacattGGAAAACAAAGGAAAAGCAATGACTTCAAGGTTTATCAAAATGCACtgcatcaaaaaaaaaaacaaaacaaaacattgactGAAATCAGTCTacgtatttaaataaatttgtatttactGATAAAAAGTTTGATTTCTCATAATCCTACTAACCTCTATGAATAAATGAACCTgtaatctttttgaaaatccACAAAAGCATGCACAGCAACTTTTGTGTCATACGATTGAAAGAATTTTACAAAGATAACAAGTGACatagtaacatttttttaaaatgaaataattattttaacaaactttaaaCGTTTGCGCCGTGACTAACCTATGGAAGATAAACCGCAGAACATGcaattattttaactttttgcgATCcgcgttttttatttttttttccagatctAATTTGGTGTGTTTTTTAAGTGAACAACATCAACAGGCATATCAAAATGCTAGGGTTGTTAACTCGAcacaaatatcatttttgtcTGGACTAAGGCTGCGCTCTGCCATTGGAAAAAATTTTGTTCCATTccacaacatatttttatactCGTAAGATAAATACTTATAAGGTGGGTTTTGAATTCATTCTAACTACTTAAATCTTTTGAATTTCAACACAAAAGTATTCAAACTGCTTaaacctttggtatttcaacacgtgAAATGATGTCCATAAACTAtaatttagtttaattttaccttatattgtaaattaagtaaaaacctactttcattttcgattaACCAAACGGAAATggcaaaaatgagaataaggTAGTGGACACGGCTTGGCGGATCTAAGTCAGTATGAATTTGCATCAAGGTATATTTTTTGCAACgaaatgatattgaatgattacatAAATAGTGAATACTGGTATATTTTCGGGAACCAAATAATACGGTTAAACATATTAATGTGTAAAATGTTAATTCCCGCCCTTGCGCGTTATATAATCTTGTAAAAGTTTTAAGATTAGCGATTTTATTTTCGGGTTGTTCTTTCCGTTTCAAAAACGACGCTACTTTCCTGAGTGAGAAGTTTTCTTCATattaactaaatgattttgaaagtaaaaatatcaaattatgttTACGGGTTAGTATTTAAAATATCcgcttttgtttataaaaaaattacttttactCGAAGGAACAACTTGTATACAGtttcaaatcatttaaaatgtatgtattattatttGCCAAGAAAATACTTTATAGATTGTGTAAACTTTTTTGCATTGTCATAGAATACCTTCAATAGTTTGAAGCTGAATTGTGACATCCAGACAAGTACTTGTGTTGTCGACACAGTACTTATAAAGCCCGAAGTGAAAGTCATCTGTCTCCACCCAGTAGTCCGTCAACAAAGCATATAAGAGACACGAAATCTTCAGAGGATACATAACAACCAGAAAGCATAGAAACTGTCGTTcctttttcatgtttaataacTTCCCTCTTTTTCGGCTGGAAAATTGTCTATACTTTCGGTTCAAACTGGTCGgcgtcttcttctttttttgatGATTGAAGGTCTATAAATATTGTGTGTTAACTTCCCGAATACACAACAAAAGACAGGCTTTGAAATATCATTGCATGTTTTGGAACTTTAAATCTTTAGAACATACGCGCAGTTGAAAAATCTTacagcttaaaaaaaaaatacaacatgcaTTTTGCGATACATTACAGGCACTAATGTATCTTTACTCCGATCATACATACAATGGTTAAGAATTGTTTCATTTTCGTTACTTGATGGCTTTATTATTCTGACCAAATTTCAGAATTGAATTGTTTAAAGCTGCGATGTAACATTTTGGCAAGTGCTTATCTTGTCAacacaaaatttatataactCGAAGTGATTCATCTTCCTAATAT carries:
- the LOC128185610 gene encoding muscle M-line assembly protein unc-89-like, coding for MKKERQFLCFLVVMYPLKISCLLYALLTDYWVETDDFHFGLYKYCVDNTSTCLDVTIQLQTIEDHILVTQYSLIIACILVFVCLVFCVSLCSECSDWLKKKKMHARVNVTGAFFQFLLEACTVFTFVLGVTDHDLLRVSQLSWSFYITSSTMCFTFLFLFVLLHNTLYCNRNSYLTTVVDSSGTKLNFQTPPQSVSVDAGNTVSIVAYVRNANRVYWCKGREPVVRISTSFEERFNNSHKAELTLKNARLEDNGEYTCVAEKYGKNRKEIRESFFIYVHRVKPVFYTKPKDLTVHVGETLNLEAIVKNAEAISWFHEDQILINSKNKVTLKFVNEKASLKIDCVTKNDEGDYTCLAKSGNDPIKAKEESVYCHVRVIDAELPSFNNVPNSLNIKSGSTLEIAINVCGYPKPKNVCWFKDGKVIERSRSVIMQYMEGVSRLLIHDTVQADSGMYECYAENVHGNNRCKIPVKVTKDDQEPISCTQVLIGVIEG